One window of the Halanaerobium saccharolyticum subsp. saccharolyticum DSM 6643 genome contains the following:
- a CDS encoding ABC transporter substrate-binding protein, translating to MFKKSIIILTLVTLFTFSAAMVSAQTIELEFWHAMSGGRTAAVERIVDGFNAEHDDINVTAQFTGSYAETLTQGISAVRSGNPPHIIQVYEVGTQTMLDSEAIVPVYEIAEGKIDFGSVIQPILNYYSVDGKLYSMPFNSSTAMLYYNKDAFAEAGIETVPGTWADIEEMGLQIIENDAANHGLSFGWPAWILEQMHAYHNQPYANNDNGRSGRASEVYLDRDFAKMVLGTWTDLVEKDVIAYGGREYSANQDFLAGEVAMLIQSTSSLSSIIESADFEVGTTFLPRFEGQGIGNSVIGGASLWVMQGHSDAEYEAVVEFFKYLSSTDVTIQWHKDTGYFPATNAAVKTLMDNRWFSDNPNYLTAFLQVLSGVQSPAANGVLLGNFVEIRDIVDTAVEEAFTGVSSAEEALDKADDQADSVLEDYTELFGN from the coding sequence ATGTTTAAAAAATCTATTATTATTTTAACCTTAGTCACTCTCTTTACTTTTAGTGCAGCTATGGTTTCTGCTCAGACAATAGAATTGGAATTTTGGCATGCCATGAGTGGTGGTCGTACTGCTGCAGTAGAAAGAATTGTTGATGGATTTAATGCAGAGCATGATGATATTAATGTAACAGCTCAATTTACAGGTAGTTATGCAGAAACTTTAACACAGGGGATTTCTGCTGTACGGTCAGGTAATCCACCCCACATTATTCAGGTTTATGAAGTAGGTACTCAAACTATGTTAGATAGTGAAGCAATTGTGCCTGTTTACGAAATAGCCGAAGGTAAAATTGACTTTGGCAGTGTTATTCAGCCTATTTTAAATTACTACAGTGTTGATGGTAAATTATATTCTATGCCTTTTAACTCTTCAACTGCTATGCTTTATTATAACAAAGATGCATTTGCAGAAGCCGGTATAGAAACTGTCCCTGGAACCTGGGCTGATATTGAAGAAATGGGTCTGCAAATAATTGAGAATGACGCAGCTAATCACGGTTTATCATTTGGTTGGCCAGCCTGGATCTTAGAACAAATGCATGCTTATCATAACCAACCTTATGCCAATAATGATAATGGCAGAAGTGGTCGAGCAAGTGAAGTTTACCTTGATCGTGACTTTGCTAAAATGGTACTAGGAACCTGGACAGATTTAGTAGAAAAAGATGTGATTGCTTATGGTGGACGAGAATATTCAGCTAATCAAGACTTCTTAGCCGGTGAAGTTGCAATGTTAATTCAATCAACTTCTTCTCTAAGTTCTATTATAGAATCTGCTGATTTTGAAGTTGGCACCACTTTCTTGCCTCGTTTTGAAGGACAGGGTATTGGTAACTCAGTTATTGGTGGAGCATCACTCTGGGTAATGCAGGGACACAGTGATGCAGAATATGAAGCAGTAGTAGAATTCTTTAAATATCTGAGTTCAACCGATGTAACAATTCAGTGGCATAAAGATACAGGATATTTTCCTGCTACAAATGCAGCTGTTAAAACTTTAATGGATAATCGCTGGTTCAGTGACAATCCTAACTACCTAACTGCTTTCCTACAGGTTTTAAGTGGAGTTCAATCACCAGCAGCTAATGGTGTGCTCTTAGGTAACTTTGTAGAAATTAGAGATATTGTTGATACAGCTGTAGAAGAAGCATTTACAGGAGTTTCTTCAGCTGAGGAAGCTTTAGACAAAGCTGATGATCAGGCTGATAGTGTACTGGAAGATTATACAGAGCTATTTGGTAATTAG
- a CDS encoding carbohydrate ABC transporter permease: protein MKRKKSTTIFIHIFLIISVLLVSFPILYAFMVSTLNVNEVYSSPPKIQLGNNMINNYKAAWQRSNMDKLLFNSAFISIVTAVGKIVLSICAAFAFVYFGDFPGKNILFIMILITHMLPLPIRIVPTYQLMDNLGWLDTYYALTIPFFASATGVLLFKQFYMTIPESLLEASLMDGITPLRFLWSILIPLSKSNIVALFTIEFIWVWNQYLWPLVTTNSANVRVVQIGLKMLIPSDAQPEWNVIMAALIIGVIPPLLVYLTLQKSLVEGFAMQQDK from the coding sequence ATGAAGCGCAAAAAATCAACCACAATTTTTATTCATATATTTTTAATCATTTCTGTACTTTTAGTCTCATTTCCAATACTGTATGCTTTTATGGTCAGCACGCTTAATGTAAATGAAGTCTATTCTTCCCCACCAAAAATACAGCTTGGAAATAATATGATTAATAATTACAAAGCAGCCTGGCAGCGTTCAAATATGGACAAACTTCTCTTTAACAGTGCATTTATTTCTATAGTTACAGCAGTTGGGAAAATTGTTCTTTCCATTTGTGCTGCTTTTGCCTTTGTCTATTTTGGTGATTTCCCGGGCAAAAACATACTTTTTATTATGATTTTAATTACTCATATGCTGCCACTGCCAATTAGAATTGTTCCTACTTATCAATTAATGGACAATTTAGGCTGGCTCGATACCTATTATGCACTGACAATTCCTTTTTTCGCCAGCGCTACAGGGGTGCTTTTATTCAAACAATTTTATATGACAATACCAGAATCACTTTTAGAAGCAAGTCTAATGGATGGGATTACACCTTTGAGATTTCTCTGGTCTATTTTAATTCCACTTTCTAAAAGTAATATTGTTGCTCTATTTACAATAGAATTTATCTGGGTTTGGAACCAATATTTATGGCCGCTGGTAACAACAAATAGTGCCAATGTACGTGTAGTTCAAATCGGTTTAAAAATGTTAATTCCTTCAGATGCTCAACCAGAGTGGAACGTAATCATGGCAGCTTTAATCATTGGTGTTATACCACCATTATTAGTTTATTTGACTCTGCAGAAAAGTCTGGTTGAAGGATTTGCCATGCAGCAAGATAAATAA
- a CDS encoding carbohydrate ABC transporter permease produces MNSKFAKKYRYLAYLLITPSIIIVTTFLIYPSVQSLYLSFFRSTPFGNRQMYVGFQNFHRLLTSPAYWNSLTRSLVFTAITVFISIASALVLAVVTNKKIRGAKIYKSLLIWPFAFSFAFSGIIWGVLMHPNVGLMSYYLKVLTTIDFNWINNGTAAFILIIIASSWRMLGYNFIFFIAALQNVSPTLLEAADIDGASPFTKFWRITFPLISPITFFLLIMNTLQVFFLTFGVVDVLTQGGPARATDIVTYKLFRDAFLSMRTGYASAQSIILFVFVAIITIIQFKYAGEKVFYQ; encoded by the coding sequence TTGAACAGCAAGTTTGCTAAAAAATATAGATATTTGGCTTACCTTTTAATTACTCCATCGATCATTATTGTTACAACTTTTTTAATTTATCCTTCAGTCCAATCACTTTATTTAAGTTTTTTCCGCTCTACTCCTTTTGGTAACAGACAAATGTATGTGGGTTTTCAAAATTTTCACCGACTGTTAACTTCACCTGCCTATTGGAATAGTTTGACTCGCTCGCTTGTTTTTACAGCAATTACAGTTTTTATTTCTATTGCCTCTGCTTTAGTGCTTGCAGTAGTTACAAATAAGAAAATTAGAGGTGCAAAAATTTATAAAAGTCTTTTAATTTGGCCTTTTGCTTTTTCTTTCGCTTTTTCCGGTATCATCTGGGGAGTTTTAATGCACCCCAATGTTGGGCTGATGTCTTATTATCTTAAAGTATTGACTACCATTGATTTCAATTGGATTAACAATGGTACAGCAGCCTTTATCTTAATAATTATTGCTTCCAGCTGGAGAATGCTTGGCTATAATTTCATTTTTTTCATTGCTGCTTTACAAAATGTTTCTCCAACTTTATTAGAAGCTGCAGATATTGATGGTGCAAGCCCTTTTACAAAATTTTGGCGCATTACATTTCCTTTAATTTCACCGATAACATTTTTTCTGCTGATCATGAACACTCTTCAGGTCTTCTTTTTAACCTTTGGAGTTGTAGATGTTTTAACTCAAGGAGGTCCAGCTCGCGCTACAGATATAGTAACCTATAAATTATTTAGAGACGCCTTTTTAAGTATGAGAACTGGTTATGCATCTGCTCAATCAATTATCCTCTTTGTCTTTGTTGCAATTATAACAATTATTCAATTTAAATATGCTGGCGAAAAAGTATTCTATCAGTAA
- a CDS encoding glycerophosphodiester phosphodiesterase, producing MKTKIIGHRGGVAGYPENTLAAFKKAVELGADGVEFDVQLTKDGEIVVIHDEFIDRTMDGSGLVKDHTFAELRDMSVGEFFSSEFKNQKIPTLREVLEIVKDMEIINIELKNHLSYPNLETKVLKLVDEFKIRDKVIISSFNHYSLEKIKKIQPAIKTGALLMAKIINPADYAFKRGFDALHMHFLTIDQKTIEKAHFMGMKICAYTVNYSESVVDLLEKGVDMIITDNIEMIQKLRKNAKNI from the coding sequence ATGAAGACAAAAATTATTGGACACCGTGGTGGTGTGGCTGGATATCCAGAAAATACTTTGGCTGCCTTTAAAAAAGCAGTTGAATTGGGAGCAGATGGGGTAGAATTTGATGTGCAGTTAACAAAAGATGGAGAAATTGTAGTCATTCACGATGAGTTTATTGACAGGACAATGGATGGTAGTGGTTTGGTCAAAGATCATACCTTTGCAGAATTAAGAGACATGAGCGTGGGTGAATTTTTTAGTAGTGAGTTTAAAAATCAAAAAATACCTACTTTAAGAGAGGTTCTAGAAATAGTTAAGGATATGGAGATTATAAATATAGAATTAAAAAATCATCTTTCTTACCCGAATTTGGAAACAAAAGTATTAAAGCTTGTAGATGAGTTTAAAATTCGAGATAAGGTTATTATTTCTTCTTTTAACCATTACAGTTTAGAAAAAATTAAAAAAATACAACCTGCAATTAAGACTGGAGCTCTTTTGATGGCTAAAATTATTAATCCTGCTGATTATGCTTTTAAGCGTGGATTTGATGCTTTACATATGCATTTTTTAACAATTGATCAAAAGACAATCGAAAAGGCTCATTTTATGGGGATGAAAATTTGTGCATACACTGTTAATTACTCAGAATCAGTTGTAGATTTACTGGAAAAAGGAGTCGATATGATCATAACAGATAATATTGAGATGATTCAAAAATTAAGAAAAAATGCCAAAAATATTTAA
- a CDS encoding PRC-barrel domain-containing protein: protein MLRKLHSLKSFVVNGKNGKLGKVDDFYFDQNQFVVRYLVIDTGNWLEHEQTLISTHAIDNVDFDNSEIHVNLSSEQLEDSPSIEQNEPISKAKEKALIEYFGWPDYWKKTHSSDSELIHAGITERKKLLDFKTIKKEEKAKQKADIVATNLRSLEEVRGYKIHAKDDKFGHLEDLFVEEEDSWIIRYLLIDTRNIMEGKSVLIAPDWIESISWFDQEIFVNKDKKEIEDSPEYKEPKEAKDFIDKNYEELLYDHYDEKKYWE, encoded by the coding sequence ATGTTAAGAAAACTACATTCCCTTAAATCGTTTGTAGTAAATGGTAAAAATGGTAAATTGGGTAAAGTTGATGATTTTTATTTTGATCAAAATCAGTTTGTAGTTCGTTATTTAGTTATTGATACTGGAAACTGGCTAGAACATGAACAGACTCTAATTTCAACTCATGCTATTGACAATGTTGATTTTGACAATAGTGAAATCCATGTTAATTTATCCTCAGAACAGCTTGAAGATTCACCAAGTATAGAACAAAACGAGCCTATCTCAAAAGCAAAAGAAAAAGCACTTATTGAATATTTTGGTTGGCCTGACTATTGGAAAAAAACTCATTCAAGTGACAGTGAGCTTATTCATGCAGGAATAACAGAACGGAAGAAGTTGCTTGATTTTAAAACCATTAAGAAAGAAGAAAAAGCCAAGCAAAAAGCAGATATAGTTGCAACTAATTTAAGAAGTTTAGAAGAAGTTAGAGGTTATAAAATCCACGCGAAAGATGATAAATTTGGTCATCTAGAAGATCTTTTTGTTGAGGAAGAAGACAGCTGGATCATAAGATACCTCTTAATTGACACTAGAAATATTATGGAAGGTAAATCTGTTTTAATTGCTCCAGACTGGATTGAAAGTATTAGCTGGTTTGATCAAGAAATTTTTGTTAATAAAGACAAAAAAGAAATCGAAGATTCACCAGAATACAAAGAACCAAAAGAAGCAAAAGATTTCATCGATAAGAATTATGAAGAATTACTTTATGATCATTATGATGAAAAGAAATATTGGGAATAA
- the uvrB gene encoding excinuclease ABC subunit UvrB — translation MKDGQFNLKAPFEPKGDQPEAIDNLAAGIRKGYSHQTLLGATGTGKTFTMAKLVEEVNKPTLVIAHNKTLAAQLTSEFKEFFPDNAVEYFVSYYDYYQPEAYVPQTDTYIEKDASVNDEIEKLRLSATTSLFERRDVLIVASVSCIYGLGSPDDYLNLSLDLEVGKIMDRKEITRSLTFMQYSRNDMDTSRGHFRVKGDVIDIFPAYRDVAIRVELFGDEIERVTRINTVTGEVEAEIDEMTIYPASHFVTPKDKVERAIKTISAELEERLKELRAENRLVEAQRLEQRTRYDLEMLEQMGFCSGIENYARHLAGREPGSRPMALLDYFPDDFMVIIDESHMTVPQIGGMFAGDRSRKEKLVEYGFRLPSALDNRPLNFEEFQQVVPQAVYVSATPGPYEREHSQQIVEQIIRPTGLVDPEIDVRPTNGQIDDLLEEIRQVVGDGERVLVTTLTKKMSEDLTEYLAEAGIRVRYLHSDIDTIERSEIIRDLRLGEFDVLVGINLLREGLDLPEVSRVAILDADKEGFLRSQRALIQTIGRAARNVGGKVIMYADKITNSMKTAIDETERRREIQIQHNKDNNITPETIIKPVRDVVKPVDMVVSEDKSRYYDKSQNNEDPDDNSQNYDDMTRKEIQHLIIDLEAEMEDAAGDLEFEVAAQIRDEIEELEEKLEKM, via the coding sequence GTGAAGGATGGACAGTTTAATTTAAAGGCCCCTTTTGAGCCAAAAGGTGATCAGCCTGAGGCTATAGACAATCTGGCTGCAGGAATAAGAAAAGGATATAGCCATCAGACATTGCTTGGAGCAACAGGTACAGGTAAGACTTTCACAATGGCTAAACTGGTGGAAGAAGTTAATAAGCCAACTCTGGTTATAGCCCATAATAAGACTCTGGCAGCTCAGCTTACCAGTGAATTTAAGGAGTTTTTTCCTGATAATGCAGTAGAATATTTTGTTAGTTATTATGATTATTATCAGCCGGAAGCTTATGTACCTCAAACAGATACTTATATAGAAAAAGATGCTTCTGTCAATGATGAAATTGAAAAACTTAGACTTTCTGCTACGACTTCTCTCTTTGAAAGACGAGATGTATTAATCGTAGCTAGTGTGTCCTGTATTTATGGTCTAGGTTCTCCAGATGACTATTTGAATTTATCACTGGATCTTGAAGTTGGCAAAATTATGGATAGGAAAGAGATTACCAGAAGCCTGACTTTTATGCAGTACAGCCGCAATGATATGGATACTTCTCGTGGACATTTTAGAGTTAAGGGAGATGTAATTGATATTTTTCCTGCTTATAGAGATGTTGCAATTAGAGTGGAACTCTTTGGAGATGAAATTGAGCGGGTTACTCGAATTAATACTGTGACAGGTGAAGTTGAAGCTGAGATAGATGAAATGACAATTTATCCGGCCAGCCACTTTGTTACTCCAAAAGATAAGGTTGAGCGAGCAATCAAAACGATTTCAGCTGAGCTGGAAGAACGTTTGAAAGAACTACGAGCAGAAAATAGACTGGTTGAAGCACAGCGATTGGAACAGCGAACCCGCTATGATTTAGAAATGCTGGAGCAGATGGGTTTTTGTTCTGGGATTGAGAACTATGCCCGTCATTTAGCAGGGCGTGAGCCTGGCTCCAGGCCGATGGCACTTTTAGATTATTTTCCAGATGATTTTATGGTAATAATTGATGAATCTCATATGACAGTCCCACAGATTGGAGGAATGTTCGCTGGAGATCGCTCTCGCAAAGAGAAGTTGGTAGAGTATGGATTTAGACTTCCATCTGCTCTTGATAACAGGCCTCTTAATTTTGAAGAGTTTCAGCAGGTAGTACCACAGGCTGTTTATGTATCCGCAACTCCAGGTCCTTATGAGAGAGAACACAGCCAGCAAATTGTTGAGCAGATAATCCGCCCAACTGGTCTTGTCGATCCGGAAATCGATGTGCGACCTACTAATGGTCAGATTGATGATCTGCTGGAAGAGATACGCCAAGTTGTTGGCGATGGAGAAAGAGTTCTGGTTACAACTTTAACTAAAAAAATGTCAGAGGATTTAACTGAATATCTGGCTGAAGCTGGAATTAGAGTTCGTTATCTTCACTCAGACATTGATACAATTGAGCGTTCAGAAATCATTCGTGATCTTCGTCTGGGAGAATTTGATGTACTTGTTGGGATTAATCTTTTACGAGAGGGACTTGATTTACCTGAGGTTTCCAGGGTGGCAATCTTAGATGCCGATAAAGAAGGCTTTCTTCGTTCACAGCGGGCATTGATTCAGACTATTGGCCGTGCGGCTAGGAATGTTGGTGGTAAAGTAATTATGTATGCTGATAAAATTACTAATTCCATGAAAACCGCTATTGATGAAACTGAAAGAAGAAGAGAAATACAGATTCAGCATAATAAAGATAATAATATTACTCCAGAAACAATTATTAAACCTGTAAGAGATGTTGTAAAACCAGTCGATATGGTGGTTTCTGAAGATAAGAGTCGTTATTATGACAAGAGTCAAAACAATGAAGATCCTGATGATAATAGTCAAAATTATGATGATATGACTCGCAAAGAAATACAACATTTAATTATAGATTTAGAAGCTGAAATGGAAGATGCAGCAGGTGATTTAGAATTTGAAGTTGCTGCTCAGATTAGAGATGAAATTGAAGAATTGGAAGAGAAATTAGAAAAAATGTAA
- the uvrA gene encoding excinuclease ABC subunit UvrA, translating to MGLERLIVKGAEEHNLKKIDLDIPRDKLIVITGLSGSGKSSLAFDTIYAEGQRRYVESLSAYARQFLGQMEKPKVEYIEGLSPAISIDQKTTSRNPRSTVGTVTEIHDYLRLLYARVGIPHCPICGKEIKSQTVDEIVDQVLELPERTKIQVLAPIVRGRKGEHERAFLQAQRDGFVRARVDGETILLEDAEKLDKNFKHDIEIIVDRLVVKSGIRERLADSVETALEYADGLVMIDEIEGELTTYSEKFACPEHNISLEEMSPRMFSFNSPYGACENCDGLGVKKEFDPDLILDKEKSIDDGGIIPWASSSSRYYPALLKAMAEEYDFSLETKIKNLDDKILNKLIYGDDHKITFPYTNRYGRTRDHTTRFKGITGYLKERMEKSDSTSAHRKLERYMNEIPCQVCHGQRLKPEVLAVTVGGISIAEFSSYTIKEAHEFLKGVELDDRRAQIGKEILKEIRERLRFLLDVGLDYLSLERSAGTLSGGEAQRIRLATQIGSGLMGVLYILDEPSIGLHQRDNNRLISTLKHIRDLGNTVIVVEHDEETIRAADYIIDMGPGAGKHGGEIVAEGSLKDILAEERSLTGQYLSGKKKIHVPEDRYQTGEKWLSIKGARQHNLKNIDVNFPLGTFTCVTGVSGSGKSTLINNTLKRKMMRELHDSTLHPGEHDEVEGMDQIDKVINIDQSPIGRTPRSNAVTYTKVFNYIRDVFASTPEAKQRGYEIGRFSFNVKGGRCEACKGQGIEEIEMHFLPDVYVPCDVCDGKRYNRETLEIKYKGKTIADVLEMTVEEAVEFFENIEPIRRRLQTLYDVGLGYIRLGQPATTFSGGEAQRIKISKELGKRSTGETLYLLDEPTTGLHFADIKKLLEVLHRLREDGNTVIVIEHNLDVIKSADYIIDLGPEGGEKGGDVVATGTPEEVAQNKNSYTAKFLKEVL from the coding sequence ATGGGATTAGAACGTTTAATAGTTAAGGGTGCTGAAGAGCACAATTTAAAAAAAATAGATTTAGATATACCACGGGATAAATTAATTGTGATAACAGGTTTGAGTGGTTCAGGTAAATCTTCATTAGCCTTTGATACAATTTATGCAGAAGGCCAGCGTCGATATGTGGAATCACTATCTGCTTATGCGCGTCAATTTTTGGGTCAGATGGAAAAACCAAAGGTAGAATATATAGAAGGACTATCACCTGCAATTTCAATTGATCAGAAAACAACAAGCCGTAATCCACGCTCAACTGTAGGTACAGTAACTGAAATCCATGATTATTTGCGGTTACTTTATGCCAGAGTTGGAATTCCTCACTGCCCTATCTGTGGTAAGGAAATTAAATCTCAAACAGTAGATGAAATAGTTGATCAGGTTCTGGAATTACCAGAACGAACCAAAATACAGGTTCTGGCACCTATTGTGCGCGGTCGCAAGGGAGAACATGAGCGTGCTTTTCTGCAAGCTCAGAGAGATGGATTTGTTAGAGCAAGAGTTGATGGAGAAACAATTCTCCTGGAGGATGCAGAAAAATTAGATAAGAATTTTAAGCATGATATAGAAATTATAGTTGATCGATTGGTAGTTAAATCAGGAATCAGAGAACGTCTGGCTGATTCTGTTGAAACTGCTTTAGAATATGCAGATGGATTAGTTATGATTGACGAAATAGAAGGTGAACTGACAACTTACAGTGAAAAATTTGCTTGTCCAGAGCATAATATAAGTCTTGAAGAAATGTCTCCAAGGATGTTTTCCTTTAATTCACCTTATGGAGCCTGTGAAAATTGTGATGGTTTGGGGGTTAAAAAAGAATTTGATCCTGATTTAATTTTAGATAAAGAAAAATCAATTGATGATGGGGGAATTATTCCCTGGGCCAGTTCTTCAAGCCGTTATTACCCTGCTCTTTTAAAAGCAATGGCTGAAGAATATGATTTTAGTTTAGAAACAAAAATCAAAAATTTAGATGACAAAATATTAAACAAGTTGATTTATGGTGATGATCATAAAATTACCTTTCCTTATACTAACCGTTATGGTAGAACCAGAGATCACACAACAAGATTTAAAGGAATTACAGGTTATTTAAAAGAAAGAATGGAAAAATCTGATAGTACAAGTGCTCATAGAAAGCTAGAAAGGTATATGAATGAAATTCCCTGTCAAGTTTGTCATGGACAGCGTTTAAAACCGGAGGTGCTTGCAGTAACAGTTGGAGGAATTTCTATTGCTGAGTTTAGTTCATATACAATAAAAGAGGCGCATGAGTTTTTGAAAGGCGTAGAACTTGATGATCGTCGAGCTCAAATTGGTAAAGAGATTTTAAAAGAAATTAGGGAAAGATTAAGATTTCTACTGGATGTTGGACTTGATTATTTAAGTCTTGAACGTTCAGCTGGTACTCTTTCTGGTGGTGAAGCACAGCGGATAAGGTTGGCAACTCAGATTGGATCTGGTTTGATGGGAGTATTATATATTTTAGATGAACCCAGTATTGGTCTGCACCAGAGGGATAATAACCGTTTAATTAGCACTTTAAAGCATATCAGAGATTTAGGGAACACTGTTATTGTAGTTGAACATGACGAAGAAACAATAAGAGCTGCAGACTACATCATTGATATGGGACCTGGTGCTGGTAAACACGGAGGAGAAATTGTTGCTGAAGGTTCTTTAAAGGATATTTTAGCTGAAGAGCGATCACTTACCGGACAGTATTTATCAGGAAAAAAGAAGATTCATGTACCTGAAGATCGATATCAAACTGGCGAAAAGTGGCTCAGTATTAAAGGGGCCAGGCAGCATAATTTAAAAAATATAGATGTTAATTTTCCTCTGGGTACCTTTACTTGTGTTACAGGAGTTTCTGGTTCAGGTAAAAGTACTTTAATTAATAATACTCTTAAGAGAAAAATGATGCGGGAACTTCATGATTCAACTCTGCATCCAGGTGAGCATGATGAGGTAGAAGGAATGGACCAGATTGACAAAGTGATAAATATTGACCAGTCACCAATTGGTAGAACTCCTCGTTCTAATGCTGTAACTTATACAAAAGTTTTTAATTATATTAGAGATGTTTTTGCAAGTACTCCTGAAGCCAAGCAGCGCGGCTATGAAATTGGACGCTTTAGTTTTAATGTTAAAGGAGGTCGCTGTGAAGCCTGCAAAGGTCAGGGGATTGAAGAAATCGAAATGCATTTTTTACCTGATGTCTATGTTCCCTGTGATGTCTGTGATGGTAAGCGCTATAATCGTGAAACCCTAGAAATAAAATATAAAGGCAAAACAATTGCAGATGTGCTTGAGATGACTGTAGAAGAGGCAGTAGAATTTTTTGAAAATATTGAACCAATTCGCCGCCGCCTGCAGACACTGTATGATGTGGGGCTTGGTTATATAAGACTAGGTCAGCCAGCTACTACTTTTTCTGGTGGTGAAGCACAGAGAATTAAAATTTCCAAAGAGCTAGGTAAAAGAAGTACAGGGGAGACTCTTTATTTATTAGATGAGCCAACAACTGGACTCCATTTTGCTGATATCAAAAAATTACTAGAAGTTTTACATCGTTTACGTGAAGATGGTAATACAGTGATTGTTATTGAACACAATCTCGATGTAATTAAATCAGCTGATTATATTATTGATTTAGGGCCAGAAGGTGGAGAAAAAGGTGGAGATGTTGTTGCCACAGGTACTCCAGAAGAGGTAGCTCAAAATAAGAATTCATATACAGCTAAATTTTTAAAAGAAGTGCTGTAG
- a CDS encoding transposase: MARKKRVWYPGAVYHIVSRGNRKCHLFQDRRDYSFYLDILRKVKDNCGFSLLSYCLMTNHIHLQIKTEEVEIWKLMHRINLFYAKYFNYKYDLVGHLFQGRYFSKLIEDNLYNLGVSRYIHLNPVTASIVSRAELYSKSSYTVYLGIKENSLVNEKIILSYFDNNRYLYRKYVELEEINKKLDRDIKLECEL; encoded by the coding sequence ATGGCTCGAAAAAAGAGAGTTTGGTATCCGGGGGCAGTTTATCATATTGTCAGTAGAGGCAATCGCAAATGTCATCTATTTCAAGACAGAAGAGATTACAGTTTTTATCTTGATATTTTAAGAAAAGTTAAAGACAATTGCGGTTTTTCTCTACTTTCCTATTGTTTAATGACTAATCATATTCATCTACAGATCAAGACTGAAGAAGTTGAAATTTGGAAATTAATGCACCGGATTAATCTTTTTTACGCAAAATATTTTAACTATAAATATGATTTAGTGGGGCATCTTTTTCAAGGCAGATATTTTTCTAAATTAATTGAAGATAACTTGTATAATTTGGGAGTTAGCCGCTATATTCATTTAAATCCAGTTACAGCTTCAATAGTGAGTAGAGCTGAATTATATAGTAAAAGTAGTTATACTGTTTATCTAGGAATCAAAGAGAACAGCCTTGTTAATGAAAAGATAATTTTATCTTATTTTGACAATAATAGATATCTATATAGAAAGTATGTTGAATTAGAAGAAATTAATAAAAAATTGGACCGAGATATTAAGTTGGAATGTGAGTTGTGA